TATTAGGGTGCGGCTCCGCTTTGCCTACCACACGACATTTTGCGACTTCCCAAGTCGTCAACCTGCGCGAAAAACTATTTATGATTGATTGTGGGGAAGGTGCTCAGATGCAATTACGTCGTTCCCGGCTGAAATTTTCCCGATTGAACCATATCTTTATCTCTCATTTGCATGGCGACCATTGTTTTGGCCTGTTAGGACTGATTTCAACATTCGGTCTGTTGGGAAGGACAGCCGATTTGCATATCCATTCCCCGAAAGGACTTGAAGAGTTATTTGCACCGATGCTTGCCTTCTTCTGTAAGATGCTGTCTTATAAGGTGTTCTTTCATGAATTCGAAACGAAGGAACCGACCCTTATTTATGACGACCGTTCAGTAGCCGTAACTACAATTCCTTTGAAGCACCGTATTCCCTGTTGCGGCTTCCTTTTTGAAGAAAAACAACGTCCCAGTCATATTATCAGAGACATGGTAGACTTTTATAAAGTCCCCGTCTATGAGCTGAACCGTATCAAAAACGGAGCTGATTTTCTTACTCCCGAAGGAGAGGTAATCCCTAATTCACGCCTGACCCGACCTTCGGCTCCGGCACGAAAATATGCTTATTGCTCCGATACAATTTATCGTCCGGTGATTGCGGAGCAAATCAGGAATGTAGACCTGCTTTTCCATGAAGCGACTTTTGCGCAGGGAGAGGAGATACGGGCGAAAGAAACTTACCATACAACGGCAGCACAAGCAGCGCAACTTGCCTTGGATGCTGATGTAAGGCAATTGGTGATCGGACATTTTTCCGCCCGCTATGAGGATGAGTCTATTTTGCTCAATGAAGCATCCGCCATTTTCCCGCAAACAATTTTAGCGAAAGAGAATTTATGTATCGACGTTGATGGAGGAATTGCATATGAAAAGTAAATGCTTACTTTGGGGAGTTATAATTGTTAGTATCAGTTGTTTGGCTGCATGCAAAAAGGAGAAACCTTTGTCTCCGATACCAGATTCTTTAGCCAGTCTTCAGGAATTGCTCAATCCCGCCTATCAGATTAGTTCGGACAGTATCCATCTGATTATTCATTCTTATCTGAATGAGAACAAACAGGCGACTCCTTGGGATTCGGCTTTGGTAGCTCACTATCAAGAGAGTGATGATTTCTTTTGGTTGAATGATTCGCTGGTGTCAGATAAACCTGCCGTACAAGTGGCAGACTCTATGCTGTATTGGTTGGAGAATATCTCACAACATGGCATTAATCCGCGCCTTTATCCTACGGACAGTATTCGTAAAGACTTGCAGCAGATACGTACGCTGCAATTGCGGGAAGGAAAGACAATGAACCGACTGCTGGCAGATGTGGAATATCAGTTGACGGCTGCTTATCTTTCCTATGTGTGCCAGTTGAAATTCGGCTTTCTCCCTTCAGAGGACAGGTGGAACGACTCTATCTGCCGGATACCTTTGAAAAATTATGATAAGGACTTCGCAACGGCTGCTCTGGATTCTCTGCGGATGAATGCAAATACAGCCTTCCATCAAATACAGCCTTCTTCCCGGCTTTACCTGAAGATGCAGGAAGAACTGGCACGTGTGAATACCTGGGGTGAAACGGATACTACGGATTATTACCGCGACCGTCTATTGGTAAATATGGAACGGGCACGTTGGCAATATGCCTTGGATAAAGGAAAGAAATATGTAGTAGCCAATGTGGCGGCATTCATGTTGCAAGCTATCAATGAAGAGACGGACTCTATCCTCGAAATGCGTATCTGCGTGGGAAGCGTAAAGAACAAGACACCCTTGCTGTCGAGCAGAATCTACTATATGGAACTGAATCCATTTTGGAATGTCCCTCAAAGTATTATCCGGAAAGAGATTATCCCTACTTATCGCAGAGATACGACTTACTTCACTCGTAACCGTATGAAAGTATATGATAACAAGACCGGTTTGCAAGTAGACCCTCACAGCATCAAATGGGCTAAGTATGCAGGAAAGGGCGTACCCTATACAGTGAAGCAGGACAATAAAACAGGAAACTCGTTAGGACGGATCATTTTCCGTTTCCCCAATCCTCACTCTGTCTATCTGCACGACACGCCTTCCCGCTGGGCT
The DNA window shown above is from Bacteroides faecium and carries:
- a CDS encoding ribonuclease Z, which translates into the protein MEKFELHILGCGSALPTTRHFATSQVVNLREKLFMIDCGEGAQMQLRRSRLKFSRLNHIFISHLHGDHCFGLLGLISTFGLLGRTADLHIHSPKGLEELFAPMLAFFCKMLSYKVFFHEFETKEPTLIYDDRSVAVTTIPLKHRIPCCGFLFEEKQRPSHIIRDMVDFYKVPVYELNRIKNGADFLTPEGEVIPNSRLTRPSAPARKYAYCSDTIYRPVIAEQIRNVDLLFHEATFAQGEEIRAKETYHTTAAQAAQLALDADVRQLVIGHFSARYEDESILLNEASAIFPQTILAKENLCIDVDGGIAYEK
- a CDS encoding L,D-transpeptidase family protein, with product MKSKCLLWGVIIVSISCLAACKKEKPLSPIPDSLASLQELLNPAYQISSDSIHLIIHSYLNENKQATPWDSALVAHYQESDDFFWLNDSLVSDKPAVQVADSMLYWLENISQHGINPRLYPTDSIRKDLQQIRTLQLREGKTMNRLLADVEYQLTAAYLSYVCQLKFGFLPSEDRWNDSICRIPLKNYDKDFATAALDSLRMNANTAFHQIQPSSRLYLKMQEELARVNTWGETDTTDYYRDRLLVNMERARWQYALDKGKKYVVANVAAFMLQAINEETDSILEMRICVGSVKNKTPLLSSRIYYMELNPFWNVPQSIIRKEIIPTYRRDTTYFTRNRMKVYDNKTGLQVDPHSIKWAKYAGKGVPYTVKQDNKTGNSLGRIIFRFPNPHSVYLHDTPSRWAFTRKNRAVSHGCVRLQKALDFSFFLLNKQDSLLEDRIRIAMDIKPVSEEGKKLPISAAYRELKHYSLEKYIPLFIDYQTVYLSADNKLSYCEDIYKYDPSILKAMNDQNLKP